One Ostrea edulis chromosome 6, xbOstEdul1.1, whole genome shotgun sequence genomic window, ATCATATTACTGGTCgaatttctaaaattcattGGTCTTCATTAACTTTTGGAGTGCTTGTACTCCCAATAGATGTTAGTTGCTCTACAATACTTATATTTACAGAAATAGTTATACAATACTTATATTTACGATACTTATATCTACAAAAATAGTTATACAATACTTATATTTACAGAATTAGTTATACAGTACTTATATTTACAGAAATAGTTATACAatacttatatttacaatacttatATTTACAGAAATAGTTATACAgtacttatatttacaatacttatatttacagaaatagttatacaatacttatatttacaatacttatATTTACAGAAATAGTTATACAGTACTTATATTTACAGAATTAGTTATACAATACTTATATTTACAGAAATAGTTATACAatacttatatttacaatacttatATCTACAAAAATAGTTATACAATACTTATATTTACAGAATTAGTTATACAGTACTTATATTTACAGAAATAGTTATACAatacttatatttacaatacttatatttacagaaatagttatacaatacttatatttacagaaatagttatacaatacttatatttacaatacttatATCTACAAAAATAGTTATACAATACTTATATTTACAGAATTAGTTATACAGTACTTATATTTACAGAAATAGTTATACAatacttatatttacaatacttatATTTACAGAAATAGTTATACAGTACTTATATTTACAGAATTAGTTATACAATACTTATATTTACAGAAATAGTTATACAATACTTATATTTACAGAAATAGGTATACAATACTTATATTTACAGAATTAGTTATACAatacttatatttacaatacttatATTTACAGAAATAGTTATACAATACTTAGATTTACAGAAATAGTTATACAATACTTATGTTTACAATACTTATATTTACAGAATTAGGTATACAATACTTATATTCACAATACTTATATTTACAGAAATAGCTATACAATGcttatatttacaatacttatATTTGCAGAATTAGTTATACAATACTTATATTTACAGAATTAGTTATACAATACTTATGTTTACAATACTTATATTTACAGAATAAGTTATACAatacttatatttacaatacttatATTTACAGAAATAGTTATACAATACTTATATTTACAGAAATAGTTATACAATACTTATATTTACAGAAATAGTTATTCAATACTTATATTTACAGAAATAGTTATACAATACTTAGATTTACAGAAATAGTTATATAATGTACAATACTTATGTTTACAGATATCAATTTTACAGAAATAGTTATACAATGCTTATATTTACAGAAGTAGATATAAGTTTCTTGAATCatataatctttttaaaaacattttggaTCATTTTATCCGATGACTATTAAAATTTCTATTCCGAGACATGAAAAAATCGATAACGCTAAGCACCATGGTGGATCATTCCGGTAGCAATCGTTTTCTATGAATAATAAACATTGGTTGTATGTTATGAGTTTGAATTCCTACAATGACAGGTGCAGATACCAGGTTGTACGGTCTATGAAATGTTATATTTTGATGACACTCAGTGGCATGCAATTTTTCTCCCCAGATCATTCAAAGATGAAGATTCTACAAGCAATAGTGAAAGAGGCACGTGTTACTGGAGCTGGTCCTGTACTTCAACGAATCAAACGCGACACGCGCACTCTAACAGATCACCTCAAAATATCACAGGATCTTCTCATCGCCACCATATCTCTGGGGGTTGTGCTAGGGCTGCTTCTGGTCATTTTGGTTGTAGTCAGAGTGAGAAAATGCATGAAAGATAAAAACAGAGTAACAAAGGCATTAAACAAAGGGATTGAACATGACCGGAAGTCTGTGGATATTCGGAACAAACACCAGCCTCTCAAACATGGTCGTGAGAGGACGCCACGTTTTAAAAAGGCAGCCAGATCCAAAATGAATACAATAGTGGAATCGGAGGCTTGAGTTTTGTTTTGTAACACAAATGAGTGTTGAAATTTGATTTGATGCACACGTGAATGAGTGCCAATGTTGAAGGACTGTTGAAGTTCTTCAAATTCAGTTTGATATTagaaaattctaatttatttccATGTTTTGAGCCCTCGACAAGTTAACGTTTAACGAAAATAAGTATGACGTTTTATTCTTGTGCCTTGTTCTTTGATTTCTTTCGAGCGGAGCGTTCTACAGGATTAATAAACAACTCGTACAGAAACAAGAGCCTTACAAAGGATAATTAGACAAGTCGTACAGAAACAGGATCATTAAAATACCTCAAAAAGAAAACTTTCACAACGAAAGACAGGGGCTTTGTTTTCCTACTTGATATTCCATCACGTGACTTTGTTAAAGATAAGcttgtgatattttattgattttctatGGTACTGTACTTCcatgtttcttttataaatctACAAATCCTGATATTGACTGTGAACACGTCGTCACACATCATATGAAGGACCTCATTATGATTATAGTTACTCTTACCATGCAGCATTGTGCATTCTGTTTTGTCGGGttatgggatttttttttagggTTGATGGTTGGAgaaaaaagtatataataaattattgGTCTTAGAAATGTTATGAAATGCTTATTCAGTAGTTCATAGCTGTTAAGGCTTCAATGCACTTGTAACAGTTTTTTTCTACCTTCTTAGAAGATTTCCAATCTTTACAAACTAAACAGTGGTtccttaaatatatatatttttgaaataaaaatgtaaacataatatcatttaataacttttaaagtgatgacttatcaacaatgctgattggttgaaaaattcgtttgatttctctgtcaaaatttcgttcggagttcatctgcactaagcacgcgggactacttttctctggaatgcgtcttccccgttctaattttagcgctatttatagaacgggattttccacacaagcattatatataacgaaatgcatttgtttgatttttgtttttcaatgctatcaaaaattagcacaactaaaggtatgaataaaatacaaattaatttaaagaaacagcatacataggcgatgacgtggcagaatagtcaatttgatgacgtagaccacttactggtagaagtagacagattacacgagttcccggtatgaatcgtctgctttacgtacgagatcgataacatgacggagcaagtggcgacttctgatctggtaaatatcaaagaaattgaactgcgttatatggggctcagtcaacgagtgcgaTTTAAACGTTttcctcgatattgaaatggagccaaattgcattccaccgttccaacgacacaaccagtgttcaacgtctcctccaacacgatgcagcataaatccaatcaccacttgttatcttcctttatatttaattcagcttttaaacctgaacgcacagccatgccgttttgtttttgttttcattcttgcctatatgtattcctacgcgccatttcagaaacgttaattcaagctttttgatgggagaaactatttgtttttctatcttaaaaacataattaaatgataagaaataaaacttataattctttgtttgatgcatgtatcaaacgaaacattggacggaaaactttttcatcaatgcgctacgcgcattgatgaagttttccgtccaatgtttcgttagatacatgcatcaaacaaagaattataagtttcatttcttaaatccacgttttaaaaatacTGCCCAACAGAAACTGAAATACACATCATGACATTTCATGTTGAGTTCCATAGTCTCCGCCCACTAACCTTTCGTTTTGCATGAACTGAGAAATTTACATCCGGTTGTAAGCTATAAGGAAATTAGATTGTAGACATTGATACTTCTTTCCCAACTCGTGCACCTAGAGCAATTGTTAATGTGTGAAGAGTTCAGTCGATTACAGAGTGTCTTTAAACAAATATCCTGTAAACACTAAGAATTTGATAAACTTGACTAAATTCAGTTTGTAATGTTGCtattcttagatatatttattcacatttggtccatatatatatatatatatatatatatatatagatatatagatagatagatagatagatagatagatatatacatatttgaaaacaGAAGAGTGGTTTGTTTGTAGTAAGTGTCCCTTAGGTGTGGAGGCAAGAAGGAGAACTTCCCCAGGAATAAAGATTGTTAAATTCGATCATGAATATTGAACACGAACAAATTTCCCCAATATCTGTTGTAAGTCTTCCTATTACCAACGCAACGAGAAAACGACGAAAAGTCTGACGACAAATTGTGTCGATATCTCAGGCTTTCAGCTTAAtaaaatggtgaagataacgaacaatttcATACCTTCTATAATCCTCACAACTTACATTCTCAGTTCCTACAAAATGAAAGTTGTGTGGGTGGGGACTATGGAAATGAACAAGAAATGCCAAGTGTATTTCAGTTCCTATTAGACAGTATTTTTAATacttgaattttatattttcatttttatttcaaatataaatataaggaaCCAATCTCATAACCAATTTCATTCTTTTATACATATAAAAGTGCACGTGCACCTGTTTCTACACAtggaatatataaatattttttatttaaaatgcaCTGAACTCATCAAACATGGTAAAGTAATTAAACAAATAATAAGGTAGAAcgcacaaaatatttttgttttgagctgaaatataaaaaaaggaAGCACATTGGGCTATCAAGACAGAGTTCATGGATTCATTATATCTTAAGTGTTTCTGTCTTTAATTCACTTTCTTCTTTCTGACATGCGCCATTTGTAGATGACGTCGAATTTCCGCCACACTCTACCTGTACTTCTTCCTCGTATCCATGTTCTAAAAATCGAGGTCCAAAAATAGCCATACACGTGGCTCCTACAGGAGCGCATATGACGATAGCCAGGACGGCGATGGTGAGGACATCTGTACCCATCCGGATGTCGTCTTGATTGTCTCCCTCTAATGCTTTATCCAACGCCAAACCACCGATGGCAGCCTGAAAAGAAAATTGTATAAAGTactgtttgtttaaaatacTTTTATTATTCGTTAGTGTTAATGCTTGGTTTATTGTATTGAAACTTCGTGAATGaagaaatgaagataacgaacagtgatcactctcataattCCTGTAAAGAATGCAAATTAAATTAAGAgcagagcaaacacggaccccttgatataccataggtgggatcaggtgcctaggaagagtaatcatccccggccacacccgccgtgagccctgtatcttgatcaggtaaatggagtaatccgtagtcaaaatcagtatgtatgAATATGAAAAGAGGAGAGGTGTTGGTGTTTTTGTATATGGTATAGCTCCAGGAACAGGCTCCAAATAAGTACCACATGCAGTATTTATAttcttaatgaaataaaaaagtaaTTGTAAGTTATCAATTGACTAGTAGGTGTACCTGCACGGTGGCTTTGGAGAGCCATGTTAATGTGATGAAAATCCTCTCTTTGATATTAAAACCTGTTCCCAAGGTAACGCTGAATGATACGCCGCTTCGGACACACAAACCAATGAACAGAGTTGCTATGCCAAGGcctataaatatattcataaataacAAAAGGTAGATAttcttcagaagaaaaaaaatgcaaacataACATTTCATTCATGACATGTGATATTCTGTGATATTCGTCATTTTTCATCTTTTCGAAATAAAAGTAACACAAAATTTGTATATCATTCTGACCACATCATGCTCACAGCCGAGCTTACTTGGAGTGATCGCTCACGGAATGCCTATAGCCGAGCTTACCTGCAGTGATTGCTCACGGAATGCTAACAGCCGAGCTTACCTGCAGTGTTTGCTTGTATGTTGCCAATATCAACGGCTGCTCCTATGAGACCAAATAGGAAATGCTGTACGATCAACCATGCAAGCGCTATGACCCCTCCTAACTCATCCTAAAGAAAGagaatgaaagtaaaagtaATGTATATCAAACGTAGCTATTCTATCTTAAAGCTGTTTAGGACTTACGGTTTCCCCCGGTTGTCTCTCCTGGCGCCATCTATAGGCCGCCACAGTAGCAGTTGTTAAGCATCCTAGCGGTCCTGCCCCAGACAAGCCAACGGCGGAACTTCCAAAAATGGCGATCATCCCACATCCAAACAACAACATACCACGATAGAATAAAGAATTACTCTACAAAAAATCATAACTGGAACGTAGTGACGACATCAATGATAACTGGCGAGTTGTTTTATCAGGAAAAAGTGATTTAAGAGATGCGTAACTTTACTCACGGAATCTTTTCCCGGGAGGTACCATAACAATATTCCAGCTGCAAATCCATATACAACACCAAGTAACACCCCTAACGGTCCCTTGATAATAGTCACCGCCAAGTCACCTAAAATCGAATCAAGATCCAAAACGCCATTTATTACAAGGACACATGATATCACACCAACGACCATTACGGCATTggtgtacagtgtataatatTCAACTGCTATTGGCTGATAGACACAGAATGCAACATACCCTCAGAAAATTTGATTCCGACGAATACCGCGAACCCAGTGACACAGAGCACATTGTCTAGTCCTCCAGCCGCAAGACACATGGTAGGAATACCTTTAGCAACACCATAACGGCGCTCTTGGAGACTTACAAGGGAGGGAACAGTAACAGCTGGAGATAGAGCACCAAGGATACAACTGAAAAGAACGAGAGTTCAAATGTAAAGGAGTTGACAAGCGATACAAAGAATGGATAAAACAGAAATCGTGACACCGAAATTAAGATAAACGCTTCATAAGAAATAAAGTCTTATAGTTTAACAGTGCGATATCAAGGAtctatgaaaaggtgaagataacgaactgtgatcaatctcataaatcctataaagaatacacaaattaagagaagggcaaacacggacccatggatatgtcagaggtggaatcatgtGTCTAGGAGCAGTAAGTATcccccgttgaccggtcacacctaccGTAAACCCTATATCTTAAACGAcgtatctgtagtcaaaattagtatgtaaagaactgCCCAAcaactggtatgaaacacgtcaaatagTATCCTTACCCCAGCATCAAGCTCCATGTCCATGGGAATCCCAGCAAGAAATGAGCCACTATTCCTCCGGTTATAGCTTCACAGAGACAGGGAGTGAAAGCGAGACGGAGAACGGCGAAAGACAACTTCCGGAGTTTAACGATGTCCAAACCGAGGCCAGCGCGGAGTAATATCACAGTCAAAGCAAGTTTTCTGAAGACAGAAAGCagttttatacattattttagcaagctatcccccccccccccctaaagaTTTGAATGATACCAGTATTGTGGGTGTAAATTCCATACCTGAGGTGCCCGGACCACTTTGTGTCGATGCTTTCGCCTACAATCTTGATTCCGGGAATGTTTCTTAAAAGAATCCCAACTATCAACATACCTGTCGATAATACATAATCACTGAATTACAGATCCCCACGGATAGtgtaatttttataaaattggtaTCTGGTGTACAAATATCCATGTATATAAACCCGTGAAAGGAAGTTCTTGAAGGTATGGCAGATTTATGATTGCAAAGTTCAATAGTTAATTGTATTTCGTATTTGCATTTGATAAAATGATTCtgaattatttacataataataGC contains:
- the LOC125646628 gene encoding sodium/hydrogen exchanger 9B2-like, with amino-acid sequence MSTSDPPPEYTEIEDRFTEIELCDIKTDDNVEETTQSTIAEKQTVHTENGRSKEISSDPKTKTSKRAVLRNLARPCLQEANPLPENPTVLDKIKDIFLLPPHGILGFILQITIICLQIWGVLVAITGSEALPGGNFFSLLVLFVVSVIGGRLVSLINLPPLLGMLIVGILLRNIPGIKIVGESIDTKWSGHLRKLALTVILLRAGLGLDIVKLRKLSFAVLRLAFTPCLCEAITGGIVAHFLLGFPWTWSLMLGCILGALSPAVTVPSLVSLQERRYGVAKGIPTMCLAAGGLDNVLCVTGFAVFVGIKFSEGDLAVTIIKGPLGVLLGVVYGFAAGILLWYLPGKDSSNSLFYRGMLLFGCGMIAIFGSSAVGLSGAGPLGCLTTATVAAYRWRQERQPGETDELGGVIALAWLIVQHFLFGLIGAAVDIGNIQANTAGLGIATLFIGLCVRSGVSFSVTLGTGFNIKERIFITLTWLSKATVQAAIGGLALDKALEGDNQDDIRMGTDVLTIAVLAIVICAPVGATCMAIFGPRFLEHGYEEEVQVECGGNSTSSTNGACQKEESELKTETLKI